The Mycteria americana isolate JAX WOST 10 ecotype Jacksonville Zoo and Gardens chromosome 2, USCA_MyAme_1.0, whole genome shotgun sequence genome contains the following window.
ccGCCGCCCCGCCTGGCTGCGTGGCCCGCTGGGGCCGGGGACGCGGAGAGCAGCGGGCGAAGCGGAGCAGGCGTGTCCGAGCCTCCCTCCTCCCATTTCCCCGTGCGTcagggccaggaggaggagactcacttttttttttttttccccccttttaattttttttttttttttttttttttttaaaagcctccaACTACTTTAGCGCGGAGTCGGCAGCAGATGGTGGACACGGCCCGAGGTTTCGGCGGCGGGGAGAGCGAAGGGATGCGCCAAGCCCGCACCGCCCGCCTCTAGCTCCgcgcccgctcccgctcccctccatGAGCCGCCCCGCGTCCCTCCTGCCGGCCGCCCGCTGCCGCAGCGCTCCGGCTAAGCGGCTCCAGCCTCTCCACGACGGCCCCGCCGAAGAATCGCCGGCCGCCAAGTGCCCTCGCCTCGCCGACTGCGGACCCCCGGATTGCCTGAGCGCTCCCGGGTCGCCTTGTGCCCCCGCTTCTCccgccggcgggggagcggcgggtcCCAGCCTCATCGCCTCTTACCTGCTGCTGCCGCTGGCCGAGCGGGAGCAGGTGTCCCGGGCGCTGAGCGTGAGCTCCGGCCGGGAGCTGCGCTGCAAGGTGAGCGCGGAGCTCCGCGGGCGCGGATGGGGAGGGCgggggtgatggtggtggtggtggtggtggggggggagatCCTGCCGGTGTTTCTGAGCCCCGCGGAACCGCTCGACCCGGGGAGAGCTTTGCAAAAcctcctcccgctgctccccggtTAGAAACGCCCGGCCTGCCGCCGGTGGGGATTTACATGCGCTGGAAGTAAGCTGGAACTCCGGGTTACCTGGGAGTACCTTCCCCAAAAGGCTTTGGGGATGGTGGTttgttttattccccccccctccctttctgtATAAAATGAACAGGAAAGGGTCTCGGTAACCGCTTTGAACGGCAGTCCTGCCGAGCCCtggctcccctccagctccctcgTCATTGTTTGGGGAGAGTTGCTACGTGAGCGGCTGCTTTCAACGCCCTTGAGAAtgaattttagtttaatttcctcTTTACAGGTGTTCCCCCTCAAACACTACCAGGACAAGATCCGGCCTTACATTCAGCTGCCGTCACACAGAAACATCACCGGGGTTGTCGAAGTCATCCTCGGGGACACCAAGGCCTATGTGTTCTTTGAAAAGGACTTTGGGGACATGCACTCCTACGTCAGGAGCTGCAAGAGGCtgagggaagaggaggctgcCCGGCTGTTCAAGCAGATTGTCTCCGCTGTAGCTCACTGCCACCAGTCAGCCATCGTACTTGGTGACCTCAAGCTCAGGAAATTTGTCTTCTCTAATGAAGAAAGGTAAGCGGTTGTCACCAGCCAGCCCTGGGGtgagtggggagggaggaatgcCACATCCAGAGACGCAAAAAGCGTCCCAGGGAGTGGAAACGGCCGTGTCAGCCGGGCATCACCTGCGAGCGATCCGAGTAGGTCCCCATCACATGTGCGTAGTAGGTCATGGATCTAACCAGTACGTACTTACTCTTAGTTAGATCTCGACTGATAAAAGGGAGGAAGCTCTCCGGGAGCTTCCTCTCATTCAGCAGAAGTTCAGTGAAACCCGCTGGTAGACAAAGGGACAATAGTTTGGATGCTCGTTAGTGCCAGAAGATGTCATGTGTGCCACTCATTCAgtgtgaaatgaataaaaggcagagaggagaggagggaggctgAGGCACGGGGCCGGGAGGGGGAACGGCCCGTCTGAGGGATGAGGAGGTGTGAGGAGCTGGTCCATCCTCACGCCTGGGAGAGCTGCCCCGTGGCAGAGCTGCGGTCGGGAGAGGGGTGCTCAGGAGGGGTCTCCTCGCTGAAATCCCCTGCTGATCAGGGTTACGCTGCTGCCGAAAGACCGGCCGTGTCCTTTGGAGGCTTTTACCCCTCCTCCACTACTGGTGGTGGGGCTTTCCGTGCCCCCTGTGCCCATGGATGTGGGCACGCACAGGAGGGAAGGTGGGACACGGTTAAATATTGCTTTGGGAATCCTGCACTGAAGGAAAGCACTTTGGTAAAACTTAGCCTAAAGCCTAGGTTTATAGAAAGGAGATTCAGAATCTAGTTGTTAAATTTAGATTAGGGAAATAATTCAGTATTTCCCTGGAGTGTTTGCTGCTCTTGTAGTGCCTCACTGCATGTGGCAGagccagaaatacatttttaatcagCAAAACTGACTCTGACTAGCTGCTTATCCCGTGGAAAGctaaaaaaacaagtaaaagcTGTAATGGAGTTGTGCTTAATCTGATGAAACTGGAGGTAATATTactgaagcagaacaaaacacgttttggttttattttttttttaactgggctAACGCTTCTTCAGCATACCGTTTATAAATGTGATAAGAAAATTAATCAGCACTGCCCCTCTTAAACAGAAACAACCATATGTTGACATGCAAAGAAAGTAATTCCTTTGAAGGAAACTATTGCAGCTTTTCCCGCCCATGAGAAGATGAAACATTTGTTGAAATGTTACATTGCACACAGTCTCGCTCATTTGGAAATAATGCGTTGCACAGGCGAGTGTCATGTGCATCCCATTTGGCAAGAAGAGGGTTAAGCAATGGCAGGCAGACTCGGGCTCTCCGGCACAGGTGCAGTTTCAGGGCTCCCGCAGCCAATCCCGGGCCCACGGTTCGCGTTGAGTCATATTTTCCGTTTGCAGAACCAATGGGTATTTGGCGAGGTCACGCTGAGGACAGGCTGCAGCCAACGCATCTACACCCCAGCGGGCTGCAAGGCAGCGCAGAGCCCTTCCCGGGCGAGCCCATGGCTTCCTCGCTGATGCCAAgctcccctttccccccaaaaCGGGAGGTCGGGGTAGACCCACCTCCACCCGGGAGGTGACGGGTGCGGTGGTACCCTCTGGAAAGGCAAAAagaataataactaaaaaaataaaattgaaaaataaaatacaaaactcgGGAGAGCCGATGGTTCCCGCAAGTGTGGGAGGGAGCTGGACTTTGCGGTTTGCAAAATCACACAGCTGGACGCTGTTTGCTCAAGCCTGAACCGCAAATAGCGGCGTGTGCAATGCGTTGTAGCTGATTAAccccctgcagctgcagtgcaACCTGCATAGATAGAAGGTGACTTGCTGGTGTTCCTCAACAGCCCTCTGTGCTGTTAAAATCCccagtaaataaaataagcagGCGTTGCTGAGCGCCTACCTGATGCACATGGCCGTGCTCCCGTTGCACAGGTGCGGGAGTCCAGGCAGTTCCTCTGCTGCAAATTGAAGtgtttcctctccttctctttatGCCGATGCGAGAAGGGGAGCGGGGATTGCCGTGGCGGGGGGGCTCGCTGTGCTCGCTTGTGCCTGGGTGTTGCTATTTCTAACCCGTggcttcctctcctgccctccctaGGACTCAGCTGCGGCTGGAGAGCCTGGAAGACACACATATCATCAAAGGCGAAGACGACGCACTCTCAGACAAGCACGGCTGCCCGGCGTACGTCAGCCCTGAGATTCTAAACACGACGGGGACTTACTCTGGAAAATCGGCCGACGTGTGGAGTTTGGGAGTGATGCTCTATACCCTGCTGGTGGGACGCTATCCCTTCCATGACTCGGACCCTAGCACTCTGTTTTCCAAAATCCGGCGTGGACAGTTCTGTATTCCTGACCATGTCTCCCCCAAAGCCCGATGCCTCATCCGCAGCCTCCTGCGGCGGGAGCCCTCTGAAAGACTCACTGCTCCGGAGATCTTGCTTCACCCTTGGTTCGAGGCAGTCTTGGAGCCTGGATATACAGACCAAGAGACGGGAACTTCGGATCAAATTGTTCCAGAATACCATGGAGACAGTGACGATATTAGTTCCTTCTTCTGCTAACCCCGAAATCTCAAAAGACTTGGCAGTTCTCACCTCCGGCATCTTCATAGGGTTTCATTTTTCCACGTTTGCAAACTCAACAGCATCTTAAAGTGCCAGTATGGTCAGAAAAGTGaccttgtttaaaataaatgccaaCCCACAGATCTCTGCTCCCTGAGCGTACTCAGAGTTTCATCCTCTTGTTCTGCCGGTAGGTCCGGCCCGCCGGCCCTGGAGGACCCGTGCAGCTTTGCGAGAGCTGCCTGGCTTTTCTCCTGCCTCCCGCATTCTCCACCGGTGTAACTGGCTGCACCTTGGCTGCAGAGTCTTACGGCTGGTGAGGTGTGAGACAGAAAGGCAGCCCCTTCTGCTTTCCCATGGTAGCTACGAGGGTGCGGAGCTCTGGCCGCAGTGCTTAGGGGGCAGGGGGCATGAGGCATGTCTCTAACTGAGCAAATCTGACAGAAATGGGTAAAAAGGGGCATCGACACAGCGTGTCACACTGGCCGGCTTGCAAAGTAGCGTTCTGACTGTAAGCGCACTTTAATGAGGGAAGGAGGTCTTCGCCGGCCACGGCGCCTGCtcgctgctgctcctccagcggATCTTGCTTTCAGAGGCATGAAGCTCCTCGATCCACCCGTAAGACAAATCACTGCTGCGGCTCTCTCTGAAGCAGAAACCGGTGGATCTCCCAGCCGGATCCCCTCCGATTCCATTGGCTGACcagcaaagcattttaaatagaCTGAAGCCTCCTGTTACCATGCTGTAGCCTATATAACTTTATGCCCTCAGCGAGCTTGTCAAGTAGCAGGTCTCGTTAGCTCTGAGTGCCAAAACATATCCGTTTACCAAACCGTAACACTATTGgctggggcaccttcccttggAAAACGATAAGGGGTATCTTGTACAGTACATGTAAACACGGTCGTGTTTTCCTACAGGCTCAACTCTTAAAAACATCacatcccctctcctcttccccctccactCCCCCAAAAGTTAGTCTTAAGAGTAAAATCTCCATATGCCCTTAGCTGATTATTCAGGTATGTTGTTTGCCtccagctacattttttttttcccccttaaatttttttttttttgcatgattaTTCGTAGTCTTTCCAATGTGCGTGGAGAATGAATATATCTTAAATCATTAGCTTCCTGGGTTGGGGGTAAGTAAAGCTTAGTCCTGCCTAAAATTTCTGCTTCGTTTCACATTTGTGTCCAGTGGCTTATGCAAAGAGATGTCCATTCGCGTTAGGCGAGAACGCGGCTTCTGAAGCGGCCGTGGGCTGGGTAACTTACGTCCCCGACGCGGCACAGTTTGAGCGAAGTCATTTTAAGGGTAAACCCCCGGCAAGCTGCAGTCCCACCACGCGTTGCGAGAATACCATGTATACCTCATGGACTGTGTACTTTGTACATACCttactgtttggggttttgttttcttgttttgttgtacCTTGTTTGTCCTAATAAGAAGTGTCGAAGAGCAATTTAATGTGAATTATTGTTGGCAATACTAACTTGACAGAATCATGAGCATTAAGAGCAGGGCGCTACAGCTCTCCGTTGCACTAAACCTCTCATGATTGCTTGACATTTGTATCTGTGATACAGTTTAACCCTTCTATGAAAAACAGT
Protein-coding sequences here:
- the TRIB1 gene encoding tribbles homolog 1 isoform X1, whose product is MSRPASLLPAARCRSAPAKRLQPLHDGPAEESPAAKCPRLADCGPPDCLSAPGSPCAPASPAGGGAAGPSLIASYLLLPLAEREQVSRALSVSSGRELRCKVFPLKHYQDKIRPYIQLPSHRNITGVVEVILGDTKAYVFFEKDFGDMHSYVRSCKRLREEEAARLFKQIVSAVAHCHQSAIVLGDLKLRKFVFSNEERTQLRLESLEDTHIIKGEDDALSDKHGCPAYVSPEILNTTGTYSGKSADVWSLGVMLYTLLVGRYPFHDSDPSTLFSKIRRGQFCIPDHVSPKARCLIRSLLRREPSERLTAPEILLHPWFEAVLEPGYTDQETGTSDQIVPEYHGDSDDISSFFC
- the TRIB1 gene encoding tribbles homolog 1 isoform X2; amino-acid sequence: MHSYVRSCKRLREEEAARLFKQIVSAVAHCHQSAIVLGDLKLRKFVFSNEERTQLRLESLEDTHIIKGEDDALSDKHGCPAYVSPEILNTTGTYSGKSADVWSLGVMLYTLLVGRYPFHDSDPSTLFSKIRRGQFCIPDHVSPKARCLIRSLLRREPSERLTAPEILLHPWFEAVLEPGYTDQETGTSDQIVPEYHGDSDDISSFFC